The Carnobacterium divergens genome includes a window with the following:
- a CDS encoding LacI family DNA-binding transcriptional regulator, translated as MTTIKDVAKLAGVSVATVSRAINQSGYVGVDSAKKIEKAIKQLDFHPSEVARSLYQKKSKLVGLLLPDISNPFFPLLAKGVEDKMNEAGYHLILGNVQEDMAKEQDYLKAFMQNNVAGILSAVDGGASNLKEIPFVLLDRVATKKEYVVHGNDFEGGILAAKAIAEGNPKEIVLLVGPKSIKGSLERLRGSVSILNEKNLTYHLLQTDSFQFDSAKKASLELFEQFPAVDSVIASNDVHGLAILKEALRRGIRVPEELQIIGYDDIPFSQMVYPSLTTIAQPAYEMGYQGAELLCRCMENQPIDKKIIQLPVLLKERETLRKKESL; from the coding sequence ATGACAACCATTAAAGATGTTGCAAAATTAGCAGGGGTTTCAGTCGCGACTGTATCAAGAGCCATCAATCAAAGTGGCTATGTCGGAGTTGACTCGGCAAAAAAAATTGAAAAAGCCATCAAACAATTGGATTTTCACCCAAGCGAAGTAGCTCGGTCTCTCTATCAAAAAAAATCGAAATTAGTTGGATTGTTGTTGCCAGATATCTCCAATCCTTTTTTTCCATTATTAGCAAAAGGCGTAGAAGATAAAATGAATGAAGCTGGCTATCATTTAATTCTAGGAAATGTTCAAGAAGACATGGCAAAAGAACAAGATTATTTAAAGGCGTTTATGCAAAATAATGTGGCGGGTATCTTATCGGCTGTTGACGGAGGGGCAAGTAACTTAAAAGAAATCCCTTTTGTTTTACTTGATCGCGTAGCAACAAAAAAGGAATATGTCGTTCATGGCAATGATTTTGAAGGAGGAATTCTTGCAGCAAAAGCGATTGCGGAAGGGAACCCAAAAGAAATCGTTTTATTAGTAGGACCAAAGTCAATCAAAGGGTCTTTAGAACGATTAAGAGGCAGTGTTTCTATTTTGAACGAGAAGAATTTAACGTATCATCTACTACAAACAGACTCTTTTCAATTTGATTCAGCTAAAAAAGCTTCTTTAGAATTATTTGAGCAGTTTCCAGCTGTTGATAGCGTGATTGCTTCAAATGATGTTCATGGGTTAGCTATTTTAAAAGAAGCTTTACGTCGTGGAATTAGGGTTCCAGAAGAACTTCAAATTATTGGATATGATGATATTCCCTTTAGTCAAATGGTTTATCCCAGTTTAACTACAATTGCTCAGCCAGCCTATGAGATGGGCTACCAAGGTGCTGAATTATTATGCCGTTGTATGGAAAATCAACCAATAGACAAAAAAATCATTCAATTACCAGTTTTATTAAAAGAAAGAGAAACTTTAAGAAAGAAGGAATCATTGTGA
- a CDS encoding sugar ABC transporter ATP-binding protein encodes MNILLQGISKAFGENKVLVNVDFDCVGGEVHALMGENGAGKSTLMNILTGLHKKDQGTIFIDGKERYFSNPKEAEEYGISFIHQEMNTWSEMTVLENLFIGKELKNKFGIIQNKKMEALAKSIFEELTIELDLSENVSELSVGQQQMIEIAKALMTDAKVLIMDEPTAALTEREILALFKMIELLKQKNVAIVYISHRMEEIFQISDRITVMRDGLTVGTMRVAETDVDDVVRKMVGRELSDYYPQKNARIGEVRFEVKNISSKGKFDQISFAVRSGEIVGFSGLMGAGRTEIMRGIFGIDPIDSGKIYIERKEVALKNPSTAILNGVGFLTEDRKSEGLILDFSIEDNISLPSIDGFTVKGIIDEKAEDEFTELLMKRLTVKAQNKDISVGSLSGGNQQKVVLAKWIGIGPKILILDEPTRGVDVGAKREIYQLMNELAERGVAIVMVSSDLPEILGVSDRVIVIHEGKIAGEYPKSEATQENIMKLATGGY; translated from the coding sequence ATGAATATTTTATTACAAGGAATATCAAAAGCATTTGGAGAAAATAAGGTACTTGTCAATGTTGATTTTGATTGTGTTGGCGGAGAAGTCCATGCGCTGATGGGAGAAAATGGCGCAGGAAAATCCACATTAATGAATATTCTAACAGGACTGCATAAAAAAGATCAAGGGACTATTTTTATAGATGGCAAGGAGCGTTACTTTAGTAATCCTAAAGAAGCAGAGGAATACGGCATTAGTTTTATCCATCAAGAGATGAACACATGGTCAGAGATGACCGTTTTAGAAAATCTTTTTATTGGAAAAGAGTTAAAAAATAAATTTGGAATCATTCAAAACAAGAAAATGGAAGCGTTAGCAAAATCTATTTTTGAAGAATTAACCATCGAATTAGATTTGTCAGAAAATGTCAGCGAGTTATCTGTCGGTCAACAGCAAATGATTGAAATTGCTAAGGCCTTAATGACAGATGCTAAAGTACTCATTATGGATGAGCCAACTGCTGCTTTAACGGAACGAGAGATTCTTGCTTTATTTAAAATGATTGAGTTGCTAAAACAAAAAAATGTCGCAATTGTTTATATTTCTCATAGAATGGAAGAAATTTTTCAAATTAGCGATCGCATCACAGTGATGCGAGATGGTTTGACAGTTGGCACAATGCGAGTGGCAGAAACGGACGTTGACGATGTGGTGCGTAAAATGGTTGGTCGTGAGTTAAGTGACTATTATCCCCAAAAAAATGCACGAATTGGCGAAGTTCGATTTGAAGTTAAAAATATCTCTAGTAAAGGGAAATTCGATCAGATTTCTTTTGCTGTAAGATCAGGTGAAATAGTAGGGTTTTCCGGTTTAATGGGAGCGGGACGAACTGAAATTATGCGAGGTATATTTGGGATTGATCCCATCGACTCAGGAAAAATTTATATTGAAAGAAAAGAAGTCGCATTGAAGAATCCAAGCACGGCTATTTTAAATGGCGTTGGCTTTTTAACGGAAGATCGTAAATCAGAAGGGTTAATTTTAGATTTTTCAATAGAAGACAATATTAGTTTACCAAGTATTGACGGTTTTACGGTGAAGGGAATTATTGACGAAAAAGCGGAAGATGAATTTACAGAGTTACTAATGAAGCGATTAACGGTAAAAGCACAAAATAAAGACATCTCTGTAGGAAGTTTATCTGGTGGGAATCAACAAAAAGTGGTATTAGCCAAATGGATTGGCATCGGTCCTAAAATATTGATTTTAGATGAACCTACTCGTGGCGTGGATGTGGGAGCTAAACGCGAGATTTATCAGTTAATGAATGAACTAGCAGAACGTGGTGTTGCCATTGTGATGGTATCCAGCGATTTACCTGAAATACTGGGTGTAAGTGATCGCGTTATTGTGATTCATGAAGGGAAAATTGCCGGAGAATACCCAAAATCAGAAGCGACTCAAGAAAATATTATGAAACTTGCAACTGGAGGCTATTAA
- the addA gene encoding helicase-exonuclease AddAB subunit AddA produces the protein MNNDLPVKPLNSRFTDGQWQAVYEEGHNILVSASAGSGKTTVLVQRVIEKIKSGVNVDELLIVTYTESAAREMKERIQIAIQKAITQEGEAELKRHLVKQVSLLSQASISTLHAFCLQVIRRYYYLIDLDPVFRLLTDETEMLLLKEDVWEELREELYGEEKNAFYELTANYSGDRNDDGLTKLIFSLYEFSRANPNPALWLTQLSDLYRITSTDIGESKLFLELLKPQILEILKSLIQVSRSAVVLADGTEELKKHYDLVASEAVFFEELVELVDTNNYNAAFQFISDFSFGRIPTVKKSADEAIKEVGKEIKILRDQYKKRFGELKESYFYTKPINMLEIMASAAPLVDEMARVTQLFTDAYRKEKAKRNVLDFNDLEHLTHQILATFTDEQWTGTTASDYYREKFQEVLVDEYQDVNKLQESIVYWLTKHGEEDAGNLFMVGDVKQSIYSFRLADPSLFLTKYEQFGQHQNGERIILAENFRSRGEVLHFTNLIFQQLMDKSVGQMVYDEAAKLIHGFPNFPESTIHQPEVLIFEKGASTSEEEETEVESLEWNMRIDDKTEGELLMVGQKIQQLIASEFPIYDKELKQNRPIHYHDIVLLTPTKKNNLVLLDIFKRLAIPIHVNDTQNYFQTTEIKIMMSLLKVIDNPYQDIPLAAVLRSPIVGLDENELASIRITKKTGEYYEALESFYQQYEGRDKASHFTTELYEKIAKFRSQLLSWREMARREELVRLIWRIYEETGFLDYVGGMSAGKQRQANLHALYERASRYEASSFKGLFQFVRFIEKMQEKDKDLAEPTAVAPDEKAVRVMTIHASKGLEFPVVFVLDLTKRFNLQDTRSAYVFNEEYGVGTNYKDLEKRITYRTLPEVALKIEKKKKLLAEEMRKLYVALTRAEEKLFLVGSYASQEAAWKEWGAVSSHKETVLPGDMRLTASHMMKWIGSALVRHPNSQNDYVTEIAPIGDISQHPASFSIEFKNEEQIQASMNQKENESEGNILIELANQTYKSQEGDEDQKLQTAIQLMAFNYPYESATRTTSYQSVSEIKRLFEEPEDTRMVKIDINQPRNRFVEQKLARPKFMQELTEPTAAEIGTATHLVMQSIDLTEKPTIQSLELLIKKLVKEELLTPQLEQKLSLNQLVQFFETDLGQQLITHHDLVRREQPFSLLMKAEDIFQDMEEHGEDNILIHGIVDGFIEFPDYIVLYDFKTDSVPKNGTEKIIQKYRGQLNLYQEALASILGKPVKESYICLLSIGEVFQIKKSV, from the coding sequence ATGAATAATGATTTACCTGTCAAGCCATTAAACAGTCGTTTTACAGATGGTCAATGGCAAGCTGTCTATGAAGAGGGACACAATATTTTAGTTTCGGCTTCCGCTGGCTCAGGAAAAACCACTGTCTTAGTGCAACGAGTGATTGAAAAAATTAAAAGTGGAGTGAATGTAGATGAACTTTTAATTGTCACCTATACGGAAAGCGCTGCAAGAGAAATGAAAGAACGTATTCAAATAGCGATTCAAAAAGCCATTACACAAGAAGGCGAAGCGGAATTAAAACGTCACTTGGTTAAACAGGTTTCCTTACTTTCACAGGCTTCTATCAGCACGTTACATGCTTTTTGTTTACAAGTAATTAGACGCTATTACTATCTAATTGATTTAGATCCGGTGTTTCGTTTGCTAACGGATGAAACAGAAATGTTGTTATTGAAGGAAGATGTTTGGGAAGAACTTAGAGAAGAACTTTACGGAGAAGAAAAAAATGCTTTTTATGAGCTAACAGCGAATTATTCTGGAGATCGAAATGATGATGGGTTAACAAAGTTGATTTTTTCTTTATATGAATTTTCAAGAGCAAATCCAAACCCAGCTTTATGGTTAACTCAATTATCTGATTTGTATCGGATCACTTCAACTGATATTGGAGAATCTAAACTTTTCTTAGAATTACTAAAGCCACAAATTCTTGAAATTCTTAAAAGCTTGATTCAAGTAAGCCGTTCAGCGGTCGTTTTAGCCGATGGAACGGAAGAATTAAAAAAACATTACGACTTAGTAGCAAGTGAAGCAGTCTTTTTTGAAGAGTTAGTTGAATTAGTTGATACCAATAACTATAATGCTGCGTTTCAATTTATCTCTGACTTTAGTTTTGGTCGGATTCCTACTGTTAAAAAATCAGCAGATGAGGCGATTAAAGAAGTTGGGAAAGAGATAAAAATATTACGGGATCAGTATAAAAAAAGGTTTGGCGAATTAAAAGAGAGCTATTTTTACACAAAACCGATTAATATGTTGGAGATTATGGCAAGTGCAGCACCGTTAGTTGATGAAATGGCACGAGTAACCCAACTATTTACAGATGCCTATCGCAAAGAAAAAGCGAAACGAAATGTACTGGATTTCAATGATTTGGAACATTTAACACATCAAATTTTAGCGACATTTACGGATGAACAGTGGACAGGGACAACAGCTTCTGATTATTACCGTGAGAAATTTCAAGAAGTCTTAGTAGACGAATATCAAGATGTCAATAAGTTACAAGAAAGTATTGTTTATTGGTTGACGAAGCATGGCGAGGAAGATGCGGGAAATTTATTTATGGTAGGAGACGTTAAACAATCGATTTATTCCTTCCGATTAGCAGATCCGTCCTTGTTTTTAACTAAATATGAACAGTTTGGTCAACATCAAAATGGAGAGCGGATTATTCTAGCAGAAAATTTTCGTTCACGAGGAGAAGTACTGCATTTTACCAATTTGATTTTTCAACAATTAATGGATAAAAGCGTTGGTCAAATGGTTTACGATGAAGCTGCAAAATTAATTCACGGTTTTCCAAATTTTCCTGAAAGCACGATTCATCAACCAGAGGTATTAATTTTTGAAAAAGGCGCAAGTACATCAGAAGAAGAGGAAACAGAAGTTGAATCCCTTGAATGGAACATGCGAATTGATGATAAAACAGAAGGGGAACTATTAATGGTTGGACAAAAAATCCAGCAATTAATTGCTAGTGAATTTCCAATCTATGATAAAGAGTTAAAACAAAATCGCCCAATTCATTACCACGATATTGTTCTGTTAACCCCAACGAAAAAAAATAATTTAGTATTACTTGATATTTTTAAGCGTTTAGCGATTCCTATTCATGTCAATGATACACAAAATTATTTTCAAACAACTGAAATCAAGATTATGATGTCTTTACTAAAAGTGATTGACAATCCTTATCAAGATATTCCACTGGCGGCTGTTTTAAGATCACCAATTGTGGGGCTAGATGAAAATGAATTGGCGTCCATCCGGATTACCAAGAAAACAGGCGAGTATTATGAAGCGTTAGAATCTTTTTATCAACAGTATGAAGGACGAGATAAAGCTAGTCATTTTACGACTGAACTTTATGAAAAAATTGCGAAGTTTCGTAGCCAATTGCTAAGCTGGCGAGAGATGGCGAGACGAGAAGAATTGGTTCGCTTAATTTGGCGTATTTATGAAGAAACTGGCTTTTTAGATTACGTTGGTGGGATGAGTGCCGGAAAACAAAGACAAGCCAATCTTCATGCTTTGTATGAGCGGGCAAGTCGTTATGAGGCAAGTAGTTTTAAAGGACTCTTTCAATTTGTCCGTTTTATTGAAAAAATGCAAGAAAAAGATAAAGATTTAGCGGAGCCGACGGCTGTTGCACCAGATGAAAAAGCAGTTCGTGTGATGACGATTCATGCAAGTAAAGGGTTAGAATTTCCCGTTGTATTTGTCTTAGATTTAACCAAACGTTTTAATTTACAAGATACAAGAAGCGCTTATGTATTCAATGAGGAATACGGTGTTGGGACGAATTATAAAGATTTAGAAAAACGCATCACCTATCGAACCTTGCCAGAAGTCGCTTTGAAAATAGAAAAAAAGAAAAAGCTTTTAGCAGAAGAAATGCGCAAGTTATATGTAGCCTTAACAAGAGCTGAAGAAAAATTATTTCTGGTGGGTTCGTACGCGAGTCAAGAGGCCGCTTGGAAAGAATGGGGAGCGGTCAGTAGCCATAAGGAAACGGTTTTACCTGGGGATATGAGATTGACTGCCAGTCATATGATGAAATGGATTGGTTCAGCGCTTGTTCGCCATCCCAATAGTCAAAATGATTACGTAACAGAGATAGCCCCCATTGGAGATATTAGCCAGCATCCAGCCTCTTTTTCGATTGAATTCAAAAATGAAGAGCAAATTCAAGCCTCAATGAATCAAAAGGAAAATGAATCTGAAGGGAATATTTTAATCGAGTTGGCCAACCAAACGTATAAAAGTCAAGAAGGTGATGAGGATCAAAAACTCCAAACTGCCATCCAATTAATGGCGTTCAATTATCCATATGAAAGCGCAACTAGGACAACTAGTTACCAATCAGTTTCAGAAATCAAACGACTATTTGAAGAACCAGAGGACACTCGAATGGTTAAAATTGATATTAACCAACCACGAAATCGATTTGTCGAACAAAAATTGGCTCGTCCTAAATTTATGCAAGAGTTAACAGAACCAACAGCAGCTGAAATCGGAACTGCGACACATTTAGTGATGCAATCAATTGATTTGACGGAAAAACCAACAATTCAATCTTTAGAACTGCTCATTAAAAAATTAGTTAAGGAAGAGTTGCTAACGCCTCAACTTGAGCAAAAGCTATCGCTTAATCAACTGGTGCAATTTTTTGAGACGGATCTGGGACAGCAATTAATTACACATCATGATTTGGTGCGACGCGAACAACCTTTTTCATTGCTAATGAAAGCAGAAGATATCTTCCAGGATATGGAAGAACACGGGGAGGACAATATTTTAATTCACGGAATCGTCGATGGATTTATTGAATTTCCTGACTATATTGTATTGTATGATTTTAAAACAGATTCCGTTCCTAAAAATGGAACGGAAAAAATAATTCAAAAATACCGGGGTCAGTTAAATTTGTATCAAGAAGCGTTAGCTTCAATTTTAGGAAAACCCGTTAAGGAAAGCTACATCTGTTTGTTATCAATTGGAGAAGTTTTTCAAATTAAAAAGAGTGTTTGA
- a CDS encoding C39 family peptidase, with protein sequence MPFSKRWIKLGLLLATLIIGILFINERYIKADQKNDVLENESLQKKKPSALAVPIKESIQLDVPLLYQFDEPSLYNGCEVTSLAMILNYYDIDVTKNELADEIKTVPLLNDEDEYGNPHKGFVGSISGEEPGLGVYHEPIVKLAKKYVAKDKIIDLSGSDFNEVLAALSSGHPVWTITTASFGPVDDFVTWDTTEGDLDVTYSMHSVAITGYDSEMIYFNDPYGEKDSAMDRETFVAAYEQMGSQAVYFDL encoded by the coding sequence ATGCCTTTTAGCAAAAGATGGATAAAGTTAGGTTTACTATTAGCAACACTCATTATTGGAATCTTATTTATCAATGAACGTTACATCAAGGCAGATCAAAAAAACGATGTTCTTGAAAATGAGTCCCTTCAAAAAAAGAAGCCATCGGCTTTAGCTGTACCGATAAAAGAATCTATCCAGCTGGATGTTCCTTTATTGTACCAGTTTGATGAGCCTAGTCTTTATAATGGATGTGAGGTGACTTCATTAGCAATGATTTTAAATTACTATGATATAGACGTCACCAAAAACGAATTAGCTGATGAGATTAAAACAGTTCCTTTATTAAACGACGAGGATGAGTATGGCAATCCTCATAAGGGATTTGTTGGAAGTATCAGTGGCGAAGAACCAGGCTTAGGTGTTTACCACGAGCCAATTGTGAAACTTGCAAAAAAATATGTAGCAAAAGATAAGATAATTGATTTAAGTGGCAGTGACTTTAACGAAGTTCTTGCAGCATTATCTAGTGGCCACCCTGTATGGACGATTACAACAGCTAGCTTTGGGCCGGTTGATGACTTTGTAACATGGGACACAACAGAAGGTGACTTAGATGTGACTTACAGTATGCATAGCGTTGCAATTACTGGTTATGATAGTGAAATGATTTATTTCAATGACCCCTATGGTGAAAAAGATTCAGCAATGGATCGAGAAACATTTGTTGCTGCCTACGAGCAAATGGGAAGCCAAGCCGTTTATTTTGATTTATAA
- the rbsD gene encoding D-ribose pyranase: MKKNGILNSEIAKVLADLGHTDQIVIADAGLPIPKGVAKIDLALSLQDPPFQKILALLLQEMEVESAILADEIQQMNVPQLKSIHALMLDRPLTFVSHEAFKERTKEAKVIIRTGEATPYSNIILEAGVIF; this comes from the coding sequence ATGAAAAAGAATGGGATTTTAAATAGCGAGATTGCCAAAGTATTGGCCGATTTAGGGCACACCGATCAAATTGTGATTGCCGATGCAGGACTTCCGATTCCTAAAGGAGTTGCTAAAATAGATTTAGCTCTTAGTCTACAAGACCCTCCTTTTCAAAAAATACTGGCGCTTCTTCTTCAAGAAATGGAGGTGGAATCAGCTATTTTAGCAGATGAGATTCAACAAATGAATGTGCCACAGTTAAAGTCAATCCATGCTTTAATGTTAGACCGACCACTGACATTTGTAAGCCATGAAGCGTTTAAAGAACGAACTAAAGAAGCAAAAGTCATTATCAGAACTGGTGAAGCCACACCATATTCAAATATCATACTAGAAGCAGGGGTTATTTTTTAG
- a CDS encoding ABC transporter permease subunit: MENTMKKNQLKELLGKLGPVLALLVLMVIVTILNPNFIAPINLLNLLRQVSVNALIAFGMTFVILTGGIDLSVGSTLALSGALVAGMIASGLDPILAMIIGVVIGGVLGAVNGLLITKGKMAPFIATLATMTIYRGATLVYTDGNPITGIGDSFIFKFIGRGYLFNIPVPVILMAIAFILLYVLLHKMTFGRKTYAIGGNEKASYIAGIKIDKVKTLIYSLSGMMASVAGIIITSRLNSAQPTAGQAYEMDAIAAVVLGGTSLSGGKGRIFGTLIGALIIGTLNNGLNLLGVSSFYQQIVKGIVIIIAVLLDRKKK; encoded by the coding sequence ATGGAAAATACAATGAAAAAAAATCAGTTAAAAGAGTTATTAGGAAAACTAGGTCCGGTTCTTGCACTACTTGTTTTAATGGTCATTGTCACCATTTTAAACCCGAATTTTATAGCACCTATTAACTTGTTGAATTTATTACGACAAGTATCGGTAAATGCGTTGATTGCTTTTGGTATGACCTTTGTCATCTTGACAGGAGGGATTGATTTATCTGTTGGGTCAACATTAGCATTAAGTGGAGCATTAGTGGCTGGCATGATTGCCAGCGGTTTAGATCCGATATTAGCGATGATTATTGGAGTAGTTATAGGTGGCGTTTTAGGTGCAGTCAATGGCTTGTTAATTACTAAAGGCAAAATGGCTCCTTTTATTGCAACGTTAGCAACAATGACGATTTACCGTGGGGCAACACTAGTCTATACCGACGGAAACCCAATTACGGGAATTGGCGATAGCTTTATTTTCAAATTTATTGGACGTGGTTACTTATTTAATATCCCAGTTCCTGTTATTTTAATGGCAATTGCTTTTATTCTATTATATGTCTTATTACACAAAATGACATTCGGTCGTAAAACCTATGCAATCGGTGGGAATGAAAAAGCTTCTTATATTGCGGGAATTAAAATTGATAAAGTTAAAACATTGATTTATTCATTATCAGGAATGATGGCTTCAGTTGCTGGAATTATCATCACATCACGTTTAAACTCAGCCCAGCCTACTGCGGGACAAGCCTATGAAATGGATGCTATTGCTGCAGTCGTATTAGGAGGAACCAGTCTTTCTGGCGGGAAGGGACGTATTTTTGGGACATTGATCGGTGCGTTGATTATTGGAACGTTAAATAATGGTCTGAATTTGTTAGGTGTTTCTAGCTTTTACCAACAAATTGTTAAAGGTATTGTGATTATCATCGCGGTTTTATTGGATAGAAAGAAAAAATAA
- a CDS encoding D-ribose ABC transporter substrate-binding protein, whose amino-acid sequence MKKTIALFLVSMLVLSGCKIATLEGENVKELKPVKKAENQLVVGVSLSTLNNPFFVSVKEGISDLAKEHDTTVKIVDAQDDSVKQSNDITDLIQQNVDVLLINPVDSFAIAPAVESANQANIPVIAIDRSSESGKLLSLVASNNSEGGKMAGEYLERVSGKKALVGELQGVPGASATRERGKGFEDYAKEHLTVVAKQTANFDRAKGLTVMENMLQSNPEVTAIFAQNDEMALGAIEAIEAAGKKEIKVIGFDGTEDGLKAIKSGKLDATVAQKPTEMGRLALQTAYDFFNLKDVQAKVDSPLELIEKSK is encoded by the coding sequence ATGAAAAAAACAATCGCATTATTCCTTGTCAGTATGCTGGTTTTGTCAGGTTGTAAAATAGCAACCTTAGAAGGCGAAAATGTGAAGGAGCTTAAACCTGTAAAGAAAGCTGAAAATCAATTGGTTGTGGGGGTTTCTTTATCAACCTTGAATAATCCGTTTTTCGTTTCTGTTAAAGAAGGGATTAGTGACTTGGCAAAGGAACATGATACGACAGTAAAAATAGTCGATGCCCAAGATGACTCAGTTAAACAAAGCAACGATATTACCGATTTGATTCAACAAAATGTAGATGTCCTTTTGATTAATCCCGTAGATTCTTTTGCAATTGCTCCAGCTGTTGAATCTGCGAATCAAGCCAATATTCCTGTCATTGCTATTGATCGAAGCAGTGAATCAGGCAAGTTGTTAAGTCTTGTGGCTTCGAATAATAGCGAAGGCGGCAAGATGGCTGGGGAGTATCTTGAAAGAGTGAGTGGCAAAAAAGCATTAGTTGGAGAATTACAGGGCGTGCCAGGAGCTTCAGCGACCAGAGAGCGAGGCAAAGGGTTTGAAGATTATGCAAAAGAACATTTAACCGTTGTTGCCAAACAAACAGCTAACTTTGACCGAGCAAAAGGGTTAACGGTTATGGAAAATATGCTCCAATCAAATCCTGAAGTAACGGCTATTTTTGCTCAAAATGATGAAATGGCGCTAGGAGCAATCGAGGCGATTGAAGCAGCAGGAAAAAAAGAGATTAAAGTGATTGGTTTTGATGGAACAGAAGATGGTTTAAAAGCCATTAAATCTGGAAAATTAGATGCGACCGTCGCTCAAAAGCCAACTGAAATGGGGCGTCTTGCCTTGCAAACGGCCTATGATTTCTTTAATTTAAAAGACGTTCAAGCAAAAGTAGACTCACCGCTTGAATTAATTGAAAAAAGTAAATAA
- the rbsK gene encoding ribokinase, which produces MKRIVVIGSASTDFVVKTEIRPKSGETLIGQDFQTTFGGKGANQAVAAARLGANVKMIGAVGIDSYGNDIIANLINEKIDVSNVERVTHLGTGSAHITLAEGDNSIVVIPGANNGVNEQMIQPLLATIHKEDIVIVQQEIPSQTVEIIIDYCFDHEIQTILNPAPARQIAKKTIEKVTYLTPNEHEFDLLFPNQTLEAGLAKYPNKLLVTLGSKGVAYNNGEEQLIVPGYQVTPTDTTGAGDTFNGAFVVGLINQLSIKESIRFGNLAASLSIQKFGAQGGMPTLEELKGSEHYEKEWDFK; this is translated from the coding sequence GTGAAACGAATCGTTGTTATTGGAAGTGCCTCAACCGATTTTGTTGTAAAAACCGAAATACGTCCCAAAAGTGGCGAAACCTTAATAGGACAAGACTTTCAAACTACATTTGGAGGGAAAGGAGCGAATCAGGCTGTTGCTGCTGCAAGATTAGGCGCAAATGTTAAGATGATTGGAGCCGTTGGAATAGATAGTTATGGAAATGATATAATTGCTAATTTAATCAATGAAAAAATTGATGTATCAAATGTGGAACGGGTTACACATTTAGGAACAGGATCGGCTCACATTACGTTAGCTGAAGGGGACAATAGCATTGTTGTAATTCCTGGTGCTAACAATGGGGTGAATGAACAGATGATTCAGCCCTTGCTTGCTACAATTCATAAGGAAGATATCGTGATAGTACAACAAGAAATTCCTAGTCAAACAGTGGAGATTATTATAGATTATTGTTTTGATCATGAGATTCAAACCATTTTAAATCCAGCTCCTGCTCGCCAAATTGCAAAAAAAACGATTGAAAAAGTCACCTATCTTACACCCAATGAACATGAATTTGATTTACTATTTCCTAATCAGACTCTTGAAGCAGGGTTGGCAAAGTATCCCAATAAATTACTGGTTACGTTAGGAAGTAAAGGGGTTGCGTACAACAATGGGGAAGAACAACTAATAGTTCCAGGTTATCAAGTTACTCCAACAGATACAACCGGTGCGGGGGACACATTTAACGGGGCATTTGTAGTGGGATTGATTAATCAACTGTCGATTAAAGAAAGCATTCGTTTTGGAAATTTGGCAGCATCATTATCAATTCAAAAATTTGGTGCACAAGGTGGAATGCCTACGTTAGAAGAGTTGAAAGGAAGTGAACATTATGAAAAAGAATGGGATTTTAAATAG